A stretch of Gossypium hirsutum isolate 1008001.06 chromosome A06, Gossypium_hirsutum_v2.1, whole genome shotgun sequence DNA encodes these proteins:
- the LOC107887250 gene encoding GATA transcription factor 21 — translation MSSSNCYSSLYPFPFNLNEDDQHQHHYLFTFKSQPSSSSSSSTVHHLGAGSCQREPQEFQDQAKIYVSKEGALENSDCGLKLSLWKKEERVESDHHHEDSSTKWMPSKLRILRKMMSSHHTDLSKSSSPKIEDQKLQNQPSPSPDNSCNSSYNNDINNNPSRVCADCNTTKTPLWRSGPRGPKSLCNACGIRQRKARRAMAAAAAATASNGTIVATETTTSMKNKVQNKAKRSSNGCVAKLKNKKCKLSSQSQGRNKLCFEDLRIILSKSSAFHGVFPQDEKEAAILLMALSYGLVHG, via the exons ATGTCTTCTAGTAATTGCTATTCATCCCTTTATccttttccttttaaccttaacGAAGATGATCAACACCAACACCACTACCTTTTTACCTTTAAATCTCAaccttcttcctcttcttcttcctcaacTGTTCATCACCTAGGAGCAGGTTCTTGTCAAAGGGAACCCCAGGAGTTTCAAGATCAG GCTAAGATATATGTTTCAAAAGAAGGGGCATTGGAGAACAGTGACTGCGGACTCAAGTTATCATtatggaaaaaagaagaaagggtCGAAAGTGATCATCACCATGAGGACAGTTCTACTAAGTGGATGCCTTCAAAGCTGAGGATTTTGAGGAAGATGATGAGTTCCCATCACACCGATTTATCGAAAAGCTCTTCGCCGAAAATCGAAGACCAGAAGCTTCAGAATCAGCCCTCACCATCTCCAGATAACAGCTGCAACTCTTCCTACAATAATGATATCAACAACAATCCAAGTAGGGTTTGTGCTGATTGCAACACAACTAAGACTCCTCTTTGGAGGAGTGGCCCTAGAGGTCCCAAG TCTCTTTGCAACGCCTGCGGAATTCGACAAAGAAAAGCGAGACGAGCAATGGCTGCAGCGGCAGCGGCAACAGCGTCCAATGGAACTATTGTTGCAACTGAGACAACGACAAGCATGAAGAATAAGGTTCAAAACAAGGCCAAGAGATCAAGTAATGGTTGTGTTGCAAAGTTAAAGAACAAAAAGTGCAAACTCAGTTCCCAATCCCAAGGTAGAAACAAGCTTTGTTTTGAGGACTTGAGGATAATATTGAGCAAGAGCTCGGCTTTTCATGGAGTTTTCCCTCAGGATGAGAAAGAAGCCGCGATCCTACTGATGGCCTTATCATATGGACTTGTTCATGGTTGA